A region from the Triticum aestivum cultivar Chinese Spring chromosome 3D, IWGSC CS RefSeq v2.1, whole genome shotgun sequence genome encodes:
- the LOC123074735 gene encoding pistil-specific extensin-like protein, whose product MRSYAAVVRAALLVLGALLLPAHHVMADYSAMAPAPPPPPKPASAISMPPLPANDTNMSPPVQLAPPFVVVQGVIYCKSCKSRGYNRGMDASPIQGATVNLVCYGRKVVNVTATVSDEHGYFLVMFYDLANFNARNCKIYLGTSPTPLCDKPVYPPNKWIGLSLVKETVTSPPVGLQGVYCPSSVLFYGPSAGQHCPFY is encoded by the exons ATGAGGAGCTACGCAGCTGTAGTCCGGGCAGCACTACTCGTCCTTGGCGCGCTGCTACTCCCTGCCCACCATGTGATGGCCGACTACTCGGCCATGgcaccggcgccgccgccaccgcctaagCCGGCCAGTGCCATTTCCATGCCCCCGTTGCCAGCCAATGACACCAACATGTCGCCGCCTGTCCAGCTGGCGCCACCTTTCGTCGTTGTGCAGGGCGTGATCTACTGTAAGTCCTGCAAATCCAGGGGCTACAACCGCGGCATGGACGCGTCACCGATCCAAG GTGCAACGGTGAATCTGGTGTGCTACGGGAGGAAGGTGGTGAACGTGACAGCGACGGTGTCGGACGAGCACGGCTACTTCCTGGTGATGTTCTACGACCTGGCCAACTTCAACGCGCGCAACTGCAAGATATACCTGGGCACGTCGCCGACGCCGCTCTGCGACAAGCCCGTCTACCCGCCGAACAAGTGGATCGGGCTCTCGCTCGTCAAAGAGACCGTAACTTCGCCGCCGGTGGGGCTGCAAGGCGTCTACTGCCCCAGCAGCGTGCTCTTCTACGGCCCCTCCGCCGGACAGCATTGCCCATTTTATTGA